A region of the Vigna unguiculata cultivar IT97K-499-35 chromosome 9, ASM411807v1, whole genome shotgun sequence genome:
ATTTTCGAAATGAATTTTTCATAacacaatttgaaaaaaattatggaacattagttttaaaattatcaaatatatttttaatttatttttcaaaatgagATTActgaaatgaattttttaaaatacatataatattttctgaaaTGACTTTTTCGGAAGATCCAAATATGTTTCCCTCTCTTATTCCTATGCAACAGTGAGTGGTGATGGATAGAAGTAGTGAGTGATGATGTTGATATAAGTAGTGATAAAatataaggtttttttttttttctcttatagtGGGGATGCAGTTAATAATTATGgggtataagaaaaaaatagccGAAAACATAAATCAGACTAACTTTTTAACCAACCCAATTAACTACCAATCTAAACAAGTTTagtttattttacaaaataatagttatattttaaaaatatttaaaaacgttattttactatatatataatattaaaattagtttaattaaaacaactatatatttgattttttgacCCTTTTGAAACTAGAAAAAATAGCTTGTTATCCCATTAGTCATTTTAAACTTAAGCAGTAGGAACTCAAGATCATCTATTATACTAAATTCGTATTTTCAACACCTCTAACTATCAGTCATACTTAAACATATTAACAATATATCAATGAAGTTCCTTAATTTTGATGAACGACAACTTTAGCtagtttttctaatttcaacGTAGAGGGAGAAATAGCTTGCATTTGATAatcacaaatatttaatttaatgatatatatttttttataatgtggGAGAAAacctacaaaattattatttcactGAATCTCTACTATTCTCGCAATTATTATTCTCAATGTCATATTACGGTGTAAGAGGGTACACACAAAGGTAAAGTCAGTATTTGGCAAAATTATTATGTTATCATAGAGGTAGTTCTATTTAGAAGAAAGTTAGCTTCTCTATCTTGGATACATACTTATTTATACTactattattgaatttttatttgcaTAAATGATTAAAGAATATCTAAATATGACTTAATCATCAGTTGgtgtataattttgtttaatagtcTATTAAGTAATGATTATTCATCTATTAGACTATCTACATACTATTAAGTAAGTCATTTAATTTTGTACCGAGAAAGTGAAGATGGCCATATATCGAGATGTTATCAAATTACCATTAACAAAATGTGAAGGTTTAAATATCTatttggtctttatttttaCGGTGGTATTTATTGTTGATAGTTCTAAtttgtttaaatgtttaaaataatcttcatttttataatttgtgattaatttaatctttgtgtCACACCGTTTAGATGAGTAACGAAACATTGTACAAGTAACACTATTTGTATTacatcttccattttatttattacgtGGACGATTTGTATACAGTGAGGTGGAGAAACTAGGTTTAAATAGGGGTTTGGGGAAAACCTAATTAGAAATTTGGAGATTGATGCTATTAGTGGAAAAAATGAGATTCATGGTGTCGTGCTAATTACCTACTATGTTTATAATGGATTTTGAGTGGAGGCTCTTGAACTTTTCTACACTCTAAACCAATTTAAAATTCATCTCGATTTCATAGCTCTCATTAGTACACTGTACTTTATCTTTAcactaaagaaaaagaagattcaCGGGTTTTTGATTAGGAAAGGATTTTTCTTGGAGGGACCAATTGCTAGCTCCCTAGTGGATATGTATGATCACAGTGGAAATGtggaaaactaaaaaaatatatttaattatgtaaaaaaagaGAGATCTAATTTTATGAACTTCCATGATTAATGCAAATGGATTCACACCAAAGAATTAAGGGAAATATGTATTGATATCAAACATCTTCGCAGCAGGTGAAAGATGGAATGATGTTGAAGAAGTGATGTTGAGAATGAAAGGAAACGACACGAAGAAGACACCAGGATGCATTTGAATTGAGATTGAGAATAAGATTCACACCTTCATGGCAAGGGACAAGTCTCATCCAAAGTCTAATGATATTTGTCTACCCAAATATCAGTAATTAAGTTTTCccttaatcatgttttttcacTCAGGAGCATTTTTTCCACCAACAGCACTAATCTCCAAATCCCTATTTAGATTTTTCCTAAATCCCTAATTCGAACTTCATTTCTCCACCTCATTGTATACAAACCACTCcacataataaacaaaatggAAGACATAAACCGGTccatgtaataaataaaatggaagacATAATACAAATAGTGTAGTCTGTGTTCCGTTACTCATTTAAACAGCGTGACACAGAAGtacaaaattaaacacaaattaaaaaaaaatgaagatcatttaaaatatttgaaaaagattaAGACAATCGacaataaacacaataaaaataaggaCGAAATAGATATTTAAGCATAATGCGAAAGAATTTTTGAGAAGCTTAGTAATAaactttttatacaaaatttttagaataacCACAAATTAAAAGTTACCATTtcatgatatataaaaaaacacattattGATTAATAGAAGtgatttaatatcatttttagaATATCGTtataaattcaaacttaataATTAGGACAAGATGATAgtctaactaaaaaaatatataaattgaaaagtaCAATAAACAACCTAGAAATTAAATGATGTGATAAAGTATAACAGGAAAATAATGATtcgtcaaaaaaaaaaaaagtttagctTTGCCTTCAGCGCAGCAATTCTGAGAGCAACTTGGCACCGAAATCGAATAATCTTTATCATCTTTTTCACGTTAAGGTTCCACTTCCAATCTGTTAATTCACGATTCAAAACCTATGCTCGCAGTTACTACAAGTTTCCATCACTGTCACTATTTTGAGCTTCTCTTTACCATCTTCCAAATCCCATTTCTTTGAAGCCACATATTCTTTACTAAAGCATAATTGATTGATCAGTGGGAGCAGCGTGTTAGGGTTTCGAAAAGTTGATCTCGGAAAACAGTCCAAACCCTAATTCTTCATATCCATGTCATTCTGATTTTTGCTACTTCCGACAATGGCGATCATCGGCGACGCACTTCGCCAGGCGTTCATGCCGAAGCGCGAGTACGAGAGCCTTAGGGAAGAAGAGAAAGCGTGGGGCAAGCTTCAGAGACCTGCGACTGTGGCTTCCGTGGTTGCCATTGGGCTTGCGATATTCGTGTCCACGGTTATCAGTTTGAAAATCGTGTTTCCGGGTAGCGATGGGAAGAGAGTGTTATGTGTCGATCGAAGGCTTCAGTCTATACAGATAGGGATGAAAGGTGATTCCGATTCCGATCGCTTTCCCGGTGGTTTCTATCTCACGGACCAGGAGATTGCTGATTATTACTGGATGGTTGTGTTCATTCCTTCAACGATCATTTTCGCGCTGTCGGTTGTATATCTCGTTGCCGGTAAGAAATTGGATTTCTATGTTGCCTTTGATGAGGGTTTCTTGTCTGATTGTTGTCAAGATATTGATGCAGAATTTTTGAAGACTGTTTTTGgtgtttgttttgtttcattaaacAGATAAAGGTGTCCAATGCCACTTTATTGGCATCTTATACGATTCTAAGTTTggtgttaaaaatatttatggctATAATATAATGATTGGGAGAATATTTTTGGGGTTAAAGGGTTTCAAGAACGTGGACCGCTGGAAATGTTTTTTAGAGAATCACTGTGGGAAGAGTTCAACTGTAGATTTTGCCTTTTATGCGGGAAGTGCAATTCACGATTGCCGTAAAACATGAAATGTCTAGGGGGTTGATCAGAAAGTAAACTTCTTCCATCATCTCATGGCTAGGAGGAAATAGCCTTGAAATTGAACTAAAATCATAAGAAATGGAACCAAGATCGTTGGTGTCCGTTGGAAAATAATCTTGATTGCAGTCACTTTAACCCTTGCACTAATTGCAGCCTCTTTAgggtttcctttaatttcaactTTGATTATTAGATACGACTTGAATACATCTTATAAAGATTAAGCAAACCTAAGCTGATTTTATGgaattgagttaggtttaaacaAAATTCTTAGAGTGTCAATGAAAGATTAGGAGATTGAGAGACAGAAGTCTTAGCTCACATGGGTTGTGGTGCCTCTTGAATGAGAAGTAAATACTGCAGTGCTGTTGGATTGTTCTCCCTATTGTGAAATGGAAGGAGATTATTTTGATGTTACAATAGACTTATTTGGTTTATGCTCACTAAGATTTGAAGAGTATCTCTTGGCATTGATGTAACACGTGGGTTGTTTTCACTAAGTTTAATATGATCAATGGGACCATTGTACTATTCTCGTTGATAATTGGAAGGTATGCATTTCTGCATTCTAGAGGGGAGTACTGGGGAAGTAGATCACTTGTTCTAAAATTTCTTCTGGCATCTTGTTACAGTAATTCTACATTATAAAGTCTTGGATCCACAACACAAATTTACAGTTTGACTCACGTAAGTCAATGCTTTCTGTTATAAGCTTaagaaaattttacaaatttgggAATCCAGTAGTTTGGCAAACGTTATCAATTACTCTGGTAGAGTGTTTCTATTTTCCATTCAACCACAACCATTTCACTGAAATTCTATATAATGCCACAGATCTCACCATGGGGATTCTTTTCACAGATTTgctaaatgatgtggatgaatGTCAATCACAGATAGctacattttgaaatatattccATTTCTTTAGCCTAGGTTTTTTGCAAGACTCATGAtctcttttgtctctctttcGGAATTCATGATGTTCGATTTACATAGGTCAATGGTTTGTGGTGTTAAAAGAGTGCTCTCTAATCCCTACATCGTACATCCCCCCTCTTAATGCAAAACATGTTTTGACTGCATTGTACAGCTTCTTAATTTATAATTCATCTATTCTTTGATAGTGGTATAATATTTAGGCTTAATTGCACATTTATCTTGACAAACTAGGTCTTATTTTGTCCAAATATGTGGCGATAGATAAGGGATCAAGGATATaggttattttaaaaaatttagaacacatttgataaaatttgaaggattttgaAAGATAAGAGAGTAGATTTTGAAGAGAGATAATTTTGAGTATTTTTTAGTGAAACCTGATGTTTTGGTTGGTGACTTTTGAGCAAAAGACAATTTGGTCAATTCATTTTGTTAAGATTTTGAGTCGAACAGGATCATTTGCGGGTTTTGGTTAtaaaagaagttgaatagaTAAACAAATTTCTTACTTTTAAAAAGGGTAAATTATTTAGTATGTCCTGAGCTATATTTGCGAATTTCAAACAGACCCctgaactatttttttaattgggtcCCTAATCTAAAGGTTGGTCACTGGTTATTCTTTGGCTGGATAAAACCTACACAAAATGACAGTGCTGGTTTTAGAAACCCTaagaattcaattaaaaaaacttacatGATCGATGacctaataaaaaatagtttagggAGCTATTTGAAAATTCATAAATAGATACATTTAATTGGCTCCAACAAAATTAGGAGGACCAACATCAGACATAGTTCAAACTGAAGGGATAAAAAGTGCAATCAAGtgttatccttttttttttggaaacatGTGTTGGATAAATACCCATTTCATTGTTCTTGGTGCATTATCTTGTTTCACATAAATTACTGTTTTTGGGTTAAATGACTTGTCTTGTTAGTTCTGAAAGCTTTGTGCCATAATTATGGAGAATTTAGTTTTGTGTTATGCCCAGTTTTAATTATGACAGTTGTTTTGCAGGCATGGCTGTTGCATATTCTGCTCCAACTAGGCATGGATGCTTGAAGGtggttgaaaataatttttgtgcTTCAAGAAGGGGTATGATTTCTTCTATAACAATGGTCTTTCCTTTGCGACGCTCTAAAATTTTGGCGGATCTTATTCTAATGCCTGAGCATTTTATCGGCCCAAAATTGActtagttttttgttttctttggaTAACCAACAGGTGGGGTACGATGTCTGTCCATCTTAAACCTTATATTTGCTATCATCTTTGGTCTTCTTGCCTTGTTTCTTGGTTCAAGCCTCTTGACAATGATGAGCAACTGTTCTAAACCTCTGTTTTGGTGCTACGAAATTGCATCGTGGGGACTGGTTGTACTATATGGGGGCACTGCCTTCTTCTTGAGGAGAAAGGCGGCCACAATTCTGGACGAGGGAAATTTAAGTGGTCGAAATCTGGGGCTGGAAATGTTGGAAACGAACCCCCTGGAAGTTACACCAGAGGTGGAAAGGCGTGTAAATGAAGGGTTTAAAGCATGGATGGGTCCATCCCTTCTTTCTTCTGACGAAGAAGACGAAGCTGACAGGTATGATGAGGCACCTCGTGCCATGCGATCTAACTCAAACAGGCAAAGAGTCTGAACTCGATATATTCAGGGCCAAGAGCTTGATATCATATTTTCCAGCCTTCATGCCTTAAAGAATGCTGTATGGTGTGGAAAGCAGTTTTGGACAAAAAATGTTTACATGTAtcatatgacaaaaaaaaaaatgttgattaaAGGCGTGTGAATTTGATGTTCAACTTTGAACTACGATTTCGTCTGGGCGAGTTGGTAGTCTGTAGTTTAGTCTGTGAATAATTACTAAATCGGGAATGACCTGACTTTACTTAGGTTGACTACAAAATGTTTCCTGAACTGCTCACTGATCTTCTCTATGGAGGCCtaattttttagtttgattACAATTTTGTTTGTGAATTTTTTGTCTCAGAAGCATGAACATTATAAATACATCTGTTCACATTAAAATGGATTAAATATAACACGTTTATGTaaggaaaaaaagaattaactcATGTAATTGGTCCGAGAAGGAGTTGCAAAGTGTCCTCCAGATGCGGCCTCAACAAACTTGTTAGAGAAAATAAGTAGATGCtttcaacaattttattttcagatCCAAGACCAACTTTCCCTGCTGGTATTCGGCCTGGCGTGCTCAGCTGTTAATCAATTGCAGGCTGACTTCTCATGAAAggtaaacaatttttaaaatacgaGATCATAGTGTTATATCAGCATTTCTCATATTTAGTTtactttatataaattaattaaaaaatatgtaaaacttGCTCTATCTGACTTTATATTCacagttatatatttttgtataatgataactaagaataaatttatttaacaattaaatcttgaaa
Encoded here:
- the LOC114195993 gene encoding uncharacterized protein LOC114195993, whose protein sequence is MAIIGDALRQAFMPKREYESLREEEKAWGKLQRPATVASVVAIGLAIFVSTVISLKIVFPGSDGKRVLCVDRRLQSIQIGMKGDSDSDRFPGGFYLTDQEIADYYWMVVFIPSTIIFALSVVYLVAGMAVAYSAPTRHGCLKVVENNFCASRRGGVRCLSILNLIFAIIFGLLALFLGSSLLTMMSNCSKPLFWCYEIASWGLVVLYGGTAFFLRRKAATILDEGNLSGRNLGLEMLETNPLEVTPEVERRVNEGFKAWMGPSLLSSDEEDEADRYDEAPRAMRSNSNRQRV